Part of the Paenibacillus terrae HPL-003 genome is shown below.
GCTGGCGTCCAACAGGTGTCTGGTTCGGAAAAACGCGGTCCCGTAGTCCCCGGATTGATAGGCCCCCTGGATATCTTCAACGATGTTGGTGTAATTGGTGGACTCGAACAATGCGATATACAGATCGAGGGATCGAAAAGGCAGCATTGGAAGACGTTCTCCCATTTCTTGCGGACAAGTCAGAAATGTCGCGTATTTCAACCGGTGCAGCAAATCAAGTTCATCAGCATTGAAGGAAATGGGGTATTCTTCCGAACGGACCTCGAAATTTTCAAGTTTGGCAAGGAGACTGTCAAAAAACTCATTTGTCAAATATGTAAAGTCAAATCGGACGTCATCATGAACAAAATTATGGACAATGAATTGGTTTACCGACAAGACAATCGGGTCAAGCCCTTCGGTTTGTGAAAGCAAGCTATCAATTTCAGGCATTGTATCCGTGATAACAAAAACGTCTATGTCGGAAGAGGCGTTTCCAAACCCTTCGAAAACAGACCCCGCTAAATAAACCAGTGTCCGGCTGTCAATCCAAGGAAGTTGATCCATCACATAAGTATATTTTGAAGTTGGGTCATCAACTTGCGTTAGCTTCATCGATCTCACACCCTTTCTATGCGTTGATATATACTGTACAATAATGTAAAATATTTTTTATGATTTTATATCGGAAGAGAACACATGTTAGAATAATAATGGAAAGAACAAGGGGGATAAAACCCATCTTGAACTGTCCAAGGAGGAACGGATTCAGATGGTTTCCAAATTATTAAACTGCTCGGAGGCATCCTTGCTTCGCGAATCACTGGATGAATTGCTGCGCAAGTATGAAAAATAGCAACTTCCCGCGAGTCAGGCCGTCCCTTTCCAGCAGTTGAACGGTTAGGGGCGGTTCATTACCGGATGTTCCACAATCTCTCAACCTTCACTAGCTCTTCGCCGTTGAACTCCATTTTGTATACATCCGGTTTGGAGGTTTGCATTAAAAAATGGTAATCATATTGGCGGTCAAAATACCCCATCATTAATGTCATGACAGCTCCATGGGTTCCAATTGCTATTTTCCGTCCCCGGAAGGCCGTTAATAATTCTTTCAAAACCGCTACCGCACGGCTCTGGCAACCGTTATTCGATTCCGCTCCCACCAAAGCAAAATCGGGATCAGAAAACGACTTCTCCAACAATGGGAATAAATCCTCATCAGGCATCCGGTGGTCATCTGTGGAAAAAATTCTTTCTTTCAGATTTTCAAATAAAATGATTTCTTTTCCTGAACGCCGGGCCAACTCCTGAATGGTAAGGATTGCCCTCTGATACGGACTGGAAACGAAAACCTCGATTCCCTCCCCATTCAATAATTCTGTTGTTCGATTGGCATCCGACATTCCTTTATCAGTTAACCCTCTTGTTCTTTCATTTCCTGCCGTCTTTGGCGAATCGCCATGCCTCACCATGTAGATGAACGTTTTCATAATATCCTCCATAAAGATCCGATGAATGGCTAATTATCTGGCCACTTATTTATTATTTTTCCTGAATATCCCTACCCACCATGCTCTTTTTCCATTCTCTTCTCCCGCATAATTCTTCATTTCTTCATAGAGATCTACTTTATGAAAATCACTAGTGATACTATCAATTTCCTTTTCAGTATAATGATGGTATGTCATTCCATATTCATGCTCTTCATAGGATATGAACGTCAAACCATGATCATCAAGAAGTTTATACTTGGACGGCATATCGCGTGCTGTGGACCTGATCTTAAAGATCAAGTACCCGTCTTTGCTCAATACCCTCGATATTTCTTTAAATACGTTCACGGCGGAATTCCAATTGTTAAATTGAAGACTGTATAATGCAAGAACACAATCGAATTGCGAATCTTCAAAAGGAAGATGATAAAAATCACTTTCTATGAATTTGATGCTCACTCCGACTTGTTTAGCCCTCGATTCTCCTATTAGCAATGCTTCCTTCGAAATATCAATCCCTGTACACTTATGGGAGCGTGCAAGCTCCAACAGGTTCGTGCCATGACCGCAGCCTAATTCAAGTATATTGCTGCTAGGACGCAGTAATTTGCTGTTCTTTTCAACAATCTCTGATGCCTTCCCATTGATATCCGGCACTGACCGAACGGCGGTTCTCGTAAGAGCCTGACCTTTATAAAGCTTGTTCCATATCTCTTGATTTACAGCTGCGAATTCTTTACTGCTCACAGGCCATCACCCTTTCATACATTTGTATTGTCTATAAAAGTCCTGTATTCTTTGCCAAAAAGAAAGAATTCACAGATTCACTGTCTTTAAATTCTGTTACGTTTTCATCAGTTTGCCACTTGGCACAGACCGACCCAGATAGTGTAAATAGGCATATGGATTCAAATGTAAAACAAACGACAGCTGTTCCCGCAATACATCAAGATCCTTTGTATTGAGTCTGCTGTTCAGCAACAAAGAAACTCACTGAAAAAAGGAGGCCGTCTCCCTGTAGACTAATCTGCACCTTAGGCAGCATCTTCATATTATGCCAGTCGGTTCGCTCCACTTCATACTCGCTTTGCGAACGAAGCTCACATAATGACAGGTGTAGCCAACCTTCTGCATGCCACAAAAATATTTACACAATCGTCAATATCTTTTTGGGTTGTTTGCCACGAGCATATGCTTATCCGGATGGCCGGCTCATTCTGCCACAATGCGCCACTGCACCAACATTTTCTGCTTGCTTGTATATTTTTCAGCGTTGCCGAGGTTATTTCGGAGTTCTCGCATTTTACTACAATTTGATTAAACACTACGTTGTTTTCCACATGAAAACCTTGTTCGGTAAGCTTTTCAGCAAAGTACTCAGCATTATCGCAAAGATCGTCGACAAGTTTTTCAATACCAACTTTCCCTAAATATTTTATGACAGCCCATAACTCTACACTTCTTGCCCGTTTGGACAGTTCAGGAACATACAGCATGCCGTCACGATGGTCGCTATATTGAAGATAGGACCCAGATGCCTGCATGGCGCTTACCAGCGAATCCCTGTCTTTGCATAGAACGACACCGCAATCAAAGGGTGCGTTTAAAGTTTTGTGTGCATCAACAGACCAAGAATCCGCTTTTTCAAGGCCTTTTGTCAAATATTTTCTTTTGCCGGATACAGCTGCCCAAAGCCCGAAAGCGCCGTCCACATGTACCCAGGCACTTGCCTGATTTGCCAGCGTACAAATTTCCTCTATCGAATCAAATGCACCTCCGGTAACATTTCCAGCTTGAGCTATAACCAAGGTTTTGCTGTCAAGTGGAGGTAATTTACCAATGATCATGCGTCCCTGGTCATCAGTAGGCACCACTTCAACCATGTCTCTGCCAATTCCTAACATAGACAAGGCTTTCCATACAGAAGAATGGGCATCCTCACCTACAACTACCCTGATTTTAGGCGCACCAAAAAGTCCCTTTGAATGGACATCATATCCTTGGTTGAAAAGCAATTTATTTCTTGCTGCGGTAACTGCACAAATTGTAGCCACCGAGGAACCACTGACAAAACCGGCAGCAGTGCCTTTTTGTAACCCAAAAAGGTCAACAAGCCACTTCTCGCATACTTCCTCCAGTTTTGATGCAATCGGTGACATGATATATAATCCGCTGTTCTGATCCCATATATCGGTAAGCCACTTCGTGGCCAATGCCACCGGAATTACCCCCCCGTTAACAAATCCAAAATATTTAGCACCGCTTTTGGCGACAGTTGCCTTTGACCCGTACTTGTGCAGCATAAAAAGTATTTCAGAAGGAGAAGCGGACTCTTCAGGCATTTTCTCCTCAAACTTAAGCAGATTCTCCAAAGCTTCACAAGACGGCGAAACATCCATATACGGCAAATTTTCGATATAATCATATGCATAGGTTTTAGCCTGTTCCATCAGTTCTTTTGTTTTCAGTTGTTCCATCATCTCATTTTGCAAGTTTATGTGACCCATAGCATGTTCCCCTCATATTATATTTGCGCAGTTGTGTCCCGTATTAATTTCACTGCAGCTTCAACATTTTCACCGATAAAAATCTCGGCATTTAAGATTATTCCATCAGGTCGGCAAGAAATGATGTTGTATAAATCTATCATTTCTGCCGGAGTAGGAATGGGTTGCCTACGTAATGATGTCAATATGCCCGTTGCAATATAGAGCTTTTTGCTTCTTCGCTTGGCTGTTTTAGATATTTCGGATTGATACTCGTATAATCTGCAAATTTCGGAATTCAACAGTAAGTCTCCCCTGCCCAACATTAGGTTGGAAGAGCTTGCAATTTCATCGGCATTTTTAATGGAATCTGCAGTTTCAATCTTACTGATGATTTCAATGTCCTTGTCCAATATCCCGTTTCTGCATGTTAACAAATCGCTTAAATCAGTCACAAAAGAAAAAGCAACGGATGAGGGCTTTACCCGGTTAACCAAATCAATGTACTGCTGCCCGTTTAATTCCTTAGCAACATAGTTATAAGACAGGGATTTTTTAGTGTACATTTTTATTGTGTTGGATACTTTTGCAATAACACAATCCTGCTCATCATCCACTTCTAGAACAGATAAAACACAATCACCGTCACTGTAAATAAGTTTTTGCCCCGTAGAAACTGACCTGCATATATTTTCGTTATCCACAAATATAACCTTAGTATTAAAATCTCTGAATTTGTTTTTCTCCCCGGTTATGGTGACTGTTTCTCCGGATTCGAAGTCATAAGTAAAGTGGTTATCTACAAATGAAATTCTTGTCTTTCTTCCCGGAAAGGGGAGATCAAGCATAATCTTGCAATGTTGCATGCTCTTATTTTGGGTCAAGTTTCGAATGATCTTTTCAAAATACTCCAGTTCTTCTTCCGAACTGCATTTCGCCAAGTTAAATCTGAAGCTTCGAATACCATACTTCAACGAATAAGTGACTTTTTCGTTCACCGCTTCTTCATTAAACGGTATTCCAATAGTTGCAATAATTTCAGTACATACCAATGCCGATCCCTCTTCCCCGTTAAAGAAAGGTATTATTATCAAATAGAGATCCTTTAATGCCTTCTATATCGTAATTGCTACCTCGATGATCTTACTTTCCATTTTGTAACAGTTCAGAACCAGGTAGCCGTTATTGCTGCAAAAAGAATCATTTGGGCTATCCAAGTTTCTATGCAAAATATATTTATACTCAAATCCCATCAAATACATCCAGCAAATTTTTATAGATCCATACAGCTAATTATTCTATACCAAATAACAGACAGACATTTTTGTGTAGAGATCAAGTAAAAACTGTTTCAACTTAGAAACATCGGAAAAATTAAATTGGTTTTGGGCTCCGATGATTTCTTTTCCAATTATCCACTTGCTATTTTCATAATCGATCATATCCAATTCTCTCTTCATAAAGTAATCTGTGAAGAAATTGATATGGTCAAGTTCGAATTTCTTACTCTCAACTTCAATATACTTCATCCGTTTTTTCACTTCGCAATTCGAATCCAAAAACTGAACATCATGCCCGTTGACCTTATATTTTACGTTTTTGTATTTGATGGTCATTCTATTGAGTTCCTTGTAATAGAATGCCAATACTTTATTTTTGAATATGCTTAAGTCCAATTCATCAATAAGAGCCCAGATGGTTTTACTCTCCTGATAGGTCTGTAAGATGTCATTTGTAGATGTCAACCTATCTTTGGTGGCTATGCTGTAGTATAAATTTCCGTGGTTAACTTTAAATGTGATTTTCTTCTTATCATGCTTAAGATCTTCAAACAACATTTGAATGCAATCGTTATATCTGAAAACAGTCAACCGATTATCTTCAATCTGCTTATACAAACCCTCAAGTAATTGTTGTGTATTCAAACTGAAATCGGACGTAATATAAGTTACTTCAGTTTCCATATTGTTCTTCATGATACTCCCCCTGAACAATGCTTTTTAGAGATTCATGCATTTTTCTTTCTTGCTTTTACTGCTTAAGGAGTGACCGAGGCTCTCCACAAACTTGCCGATTTCATCAAACTCGTTGAAGATATAGGGTGAAGCAAACACATCACTCTGTTGGAACGACTCCAACTCAAATTCATAAAAAGATTTATTATTTATTTTGTCAGCCGATTGATCAAAGAAAGCGACACCTAAAAATTCATTTTCACCGAGTACATTTATCCGGGGGAATCTTAAAATAAACCCAGTCCTGAATGAACTGACGATTGATATATTCTTAAGCTCCGATAAATTTGTTACACCTAAAAATTTCTTGGCAATTCTATGAATATCGCAATCAACATCGAACGTACTCATATTTTTAGGCAGTTTACCGTCAACTTTGCAGGAGTACTCGTATCTGCTCCACGTTCTATTCGTTATGGTCTGCGGAAGCTTGAGATTTATTGAAATCTGCGGTCTGTACCTCACTCTGTACGTTATTCCGGCTTTCGAAAGATCTAAATCCTGTGTGTCATAATAAAAATCATACATATGTGCGTTTCTATACGGAACAACAACGTAACTTTCCTTAAGATAGTCATAAATGGGTTTAAACATTTTTTTTTCGGATATTTCAAACTTGAGTTCATTTTCAATGATCAGTTTCTCCCTGATTGAATACCCAATTTTCTTCATTTTTTCCTTCGTTCCTTCAAGTGTAGTCATCCCTTATCTTCCTCCTTTTTCTATTTATATAATTTCGTCACAACATTATTTAACATTTAATATAAAAAAAACAATTTTAATTTTTTTATAGAAAAAAATAATAATTTTTACATGGTTAATTTTACAGCGCATTTCCTCTTTTCACAACTTCTAAAATTGTCGATTAAAGACTATTTCTGTCGTAAAATGTAAAATATAGTGAAAATTTTGTGTCTTTCCTTCCCGGATATCGACAAAATAACTTTAAATTTTTTTTATTAATTTATTAAATTATCTTTGTAATTTTAACTAGTCATAACTACCGACATAGCCGGTGGCTTCTATTAGCACTGCACTATAAGGACACGTTACTGGCAAACGCCTTAATGCGCACTGAAACTGTGTTGCCACAGGTTGCCGCTTTCAGGGGCAACTTTATCTGTCCTTTTTCATCAACTTACCTGTAAACGGATCAATCAACTCTTTCATCGTTATCTGTTTGCAATTATTCCCTTCCATTAATTAGTCTCGGATATACTCCTCGAGAACCTTCTT
Proteins encoded:
- a CDS encoding histidine phosphatase family protein — protein: MKTFIYMVRHGDSPKTAGNERTRGLTDKGMSDANRTTELLNGEGIEVFVSSPYQRAILTIQELARRSGKEIILFENLKERIFSTDDHRMPDEDLFPLLEKSFSDPDFALVGAESNNGCQSRAVAVLKELLTAFRGRKIAIGTHGAVMTLMMGYFDRQYDYHFLMQTSKPDVYKMEFNGEELVKVERLWNIR
- a CDS encoding CYTH domain-containing protein, giving the protein MTTLEGTKEKMKKIGYSIREKLIIENELKFEISEKKMFKPIYDYLKESYVVVPYRNAHMYDFYYDTQDLDLSKAGITYRVRYRPQISINLKLPQTITNRTWSRYEYSCKVDGKLPKNMSTFDVDCDIHRIAKKFLGVTNLSELKNISIVSSFRTGFILRFPRINVLGENEFLGVAFFDQSADKINNKSFYEFELESFQQSDVFASPYIFNEFDEIGKFVESLGHSLSSKSKKEKCMNL
- a CDS encoding class I SAM-dependent methyltransferase, whose translation is MSSKEFAAVNQEIWNKLYKGQALTRTAVRSVPDINGKASEIVEKNSKLLRPSSNILELGCGHGTNLLELARSHKCTGIDISKEALLIGESRAKQVGVSIKFIESDFYHLPFEDSQFDCVLALYSLQFNNWNSAVNVFKEISRVLSKDGYLIFKIRSTARDMPSKYKLLDDHGLTFISYEEHEYGMTYHHYTEKEIDSITSDFHKVDLYEEMKNYAGEENGKRAWWVGIFRKNNK
- a CDS encoding pyridoxal phosphate-dependent decarboxylase family protein, which encodes MGHINLQNEMMEQLKTKELMEQAKTYAYDYIENLPYMDVSPSCEALENLLKFEEKMPEESASPSEILFMLHKYGSKATVAKSGAKYFGFVNGGVIPVALATKWLTDIWDQNSGLYIMSPIASKLEEVCEKWLVDLFGLQKGTAAGFVSGSSVATICAVTAARNKLLFNQGYDVHSKGLFGAPKIRVVVGEDAHSSVWKALSMLGIGRDMVEVVPTDDQGRMIIGKLPPLDSKTLVIAQAGNVTGGAFDSIEEICTLANQASAWVHVDGAFGLWAAVSGKRKYLTKGLEKADSWSVDAHKTLNAPFDCGVVLCKDRDSLVSAMQASGSYLQYSDHRDGMLYVPELSKRARSVELWAVIKYLGKVGIEKLVDDLCDNAEYFAEKLTEQGFHVENNVVFNQIVVKCENSEITSATLKNIQASRKCWCSGALWQNEPAIRISICSWQTTQKDIDDCVNIFVACRRLATPVIM
- a CDS encoding pyruvate kinase; protein product: MIIIPFFNGEEGSALVCTEIIATIGIPFNEEAVNEKVTYSLKYGIRSFRFNLAKCSSEEELEYFEKIIRNLTQNKSMQHCKIMLDLPFPGRKTRISFVDNHFTYDFESGETVTITGEKNKFRDFNTKVIFVDNENICRSVSTGQKLIYSDGDCVLSVLEVDDEQDCVIAKVSNTIKMYTKKSLSYNYVAKELNGQQYIDLVNRVKPSSVAFSFVTDLSDLLTCRNGILDKDIEIISKIETADSIKNADEIASSSNLMLGRGDLLLNSEICRLYEYQSEISKTAKRRSKKLYIATGILTSLRRQPIPTPAEMIDLYNIISCRPDGIILNAEIFIGENVEAAVKLIRDTTAQI